Proteins encoded within one genomic window of Minwuia thermotolerans:
- the istB gene encoding IS21-like element helper ATPase IstB has translation MPTGTTGDTPQVLLAHHLKQLKLPTVLREYDKVARECARDGVDHPRYLLRLVELELIDRERRMVERRIKAARFPAVKSFDTFDFTAIPGLNKMLVLELARCEFVLRRENVIALGNSGTGKTHVALALGLAACQKGFTVTFTTAASLVHQLMEARDERRLLKLQRDLQAVKLLIVDELGYIPLSPTGAELLFEVFSQRYERGSTIVTSNLPFEDWTSVLGSERLTGALLDRLTHHVHILTMNGDSYRLKQSSGRR, from the coding sequence ATGCCGACGGGAACGACCGGCGACACGCCGCAGGTTCTGCTCGCTCACCACCTCAAGCAATTGAAGCTGCCGACGGTGCTCAGGGAATACGACAAGGTGGCTCGGGAATGCGCCCGCGACGGCGTCGATCATCCCCGCTATCTGCTTCGCCTCGTCGAGCTCGAGCTGATCGACCGGGAACGGCGCATGGTCGAACGGCGGATCAAGGCGGCGCGGTTCCCGGCGGTCAAAAGCTTCGACACCTTCGACTTCACGGCGATCCCCGGCCTCAACAAGATGCTGGTGCTGGAACTTGCCCGCTGCGAGTTTGTCCTGCGCCGGGAGAACGTCATCGCACTTGGCAACTCGGGCACCGGAAAGACGCATGTGGCGCTGGCTCTCGGGCTGGCCGCCTGCCAGAAGGGCTTCACCGTCACCTTCACGACCGCCGCCTCCCTCGTCCACCAGCTCATGGAAGCCCGCGACGAGCGACGTCTTCTGAAGCTGCAGCGCGACCTCCAGGCCGTCAAGCTCCTGATCGTCGACGAACTCGGCTACATTCCGCTGTCGCCGACGGGTGCCGAGCTTCTGTTCGAGGTCTTCTCCCAGAGATACGAGCGTGGATCGACGATCGTCACCTCGAACCTGCCGTTCGAGGACTGGACGAGCGTCCTCGGCTCGGAGCGGCTCACCGGCGCGCTGCTCGATCGCCTGACACACCACGTTCATATCCTGACGATGAACGGCGACAGCTACCGGCTGAAGCAGTCGTCCGGTCGTCG
- a CDS encoding Mu transposase domain-containing protein, which translates to LAERCRRRQAERAGRHIETIGERLAADLAAFKPLPATPLEPCEKRAARVSSTSLVRYRGNDYSVPTSFGFRDVVVKGFVDEVVILCAGEEIARHRRDYGTGAFVFDPLHYLLLIETKPNALDQAAPLQGWALPEVFQHLRHLLEARMGNRGKREFIQVLRLMETIAMPIVAEAATEAIRLGAIGFDAIKLIALARVERRPPRLDLSAYPHLPKMDVRTTAAADYAVLIPGRAA; encoded by the coding sequence GCTGGCCGAGCGATGTCGTCGGCGGCAGGCTGAACGCGCCGGACGCCATATTGAGACGATCGGCGAGCGTCTGGCCGCTGATCTTGCGGCCTTCAAGCCATTGCCGGCCACACCGCTCGAGCCCTGCGAGAAGCGGGCGGCCCGGGTCTCGTCGACATCGCTGGTCCGGTATCGCGGCAACGACTACTCGGTGCCGACAAGCTTCGGCTTCCGGGACGTTGTGGTGAAGGGCTTCGTCGACGAAGTGGTGATCCTGTGCGCCGGCGAGGAGATCGCCCGACACAGGCGCGACTACGGCACCGGCGCCTTCGTCTTTGATCCGCTCCATTACCTGCTGCTGATCGAGACGAAGCCGAACGCCCTCGACCAGGCCGCGCCGCTGCAGGGCTGGGCGTTACCGGAAGTCTTCCAGCATCTGCGCCATCTCCTTGAGGCGCGCATGGGTAACCGCGGCAAGCGTGAGTTCATCCAGGTCCTGCGGCTGATGGAGACGATCGCCATGCCGATTGTCGCGGAGGCGGCGACCGAGGCGATCCGTCTTGGTGCCATCGGCTTCGATGCCATCAAGCTGATTGCGCTGGCCCGTGTCGAACGACGCCCGCCGCGGCTCGATCTGTCGGCCTACCCGCATCTGCCGAAGATGGACGTCAGGACGACGGCCGCCGCCGACTACGCCGTTCTCATTCCCGGGAGGGCGGCATGA
- a CDS encoding aromatic ring-hydroxylating oxygenase subunit alpha, with protein sequence MRRDRQLDLMRRLMKHLDEGSTAMKERMFRNPMSAYADPDRHKRERQVFFRDRPVLLGLTGRIPNPGDYVTDNVDGVPLILVRDKEGVARCFVNVCRHRGARLVEGEGCGLKMFSCPYHAWTYTLEGRLKGIPDARSFDEVDKAEHGLIDVPVRESHGLIWAGPINRDAPVPDKDPLGPLEGEIDEWGFESYVFYDNVRMVRPMNWKFVLDTFMEGYHISTLHKNTIDPIIHTNLSTFDAYDDHHRMVVARKTFDELRGRPEDQVELIPYAGIIYSLFPQALMIVQGAANVEIWRVSPTGDNPGECQIEMSAYIPEAPKSEKADNFWRKNFDLAIRTVESEDFTLGATIQENAAARLQKEVIYGRNEPSLTHYHSGIRRHLGLNSLPGMED encoded by the coding sequence ATGCGCCGCGACCGGCAACTCGATTTGATGCGCCGTCTGATGAAGCACCTCGACGAGGGCTCGACGGCGATGAAGGAGCGGATGTTCCGCAACCCGATGTCGGCCTATGCCGATCCGGACCGCCACAAGCGCGAGCGCCAGGTGTTCTTCCGCGACCGCCCCGTCCTGCTGGGACTGACCGGCCGCATCCCCAATCCCGGCGACTACGTCACCGACAACGTCGACGGCGTGCCGCTGATCCTGGTCCGCGACAAGGAGGGCGTCGCCCGCTGCTTCGTGAACGTCTGCCGCCATCGCGGCGCGCGGCTGGTCGAGGGCGAGGGCTGCGGGCTGAAGATGTTCTCCTGCCCCTATCACGCCTGGACCTACACCCTGGAAGGCCGGCTGAAAGGCATTCCCGACGCGCGGAGCTTCGACGAGGTGGACAAGGCCGAGCATGGGCTGATCGACGTGCCCGTCCGCGAGTCCCATGGCCTGATCTGGGCCGGGCCGATCAACCGCGACGCGCCGGTCCCGGACAAGGATCCGCTGGGTCCGCTGGAGGGCGAGATCGATGAGTGGGGTTTCGAGAGCTACGTCTTCTACGACAACGTCCGAATGGTCAGGCCGATGAACTGGAAGTTCGTGCTGGACACCTTCATGGAAGGCTATCACATCTCGACGCTGCACAAGAACACGATCGACCCGATCATCCACACCAACCTGTCGACCTTCGACGCCTATGACGACCACCACCGCATGGTGGTCGCGCGCAAGACCTTCGACGAACTGCGCGGGAGGCCGGAGGACCAGGTCGAACTGATCCCTTACGCTGGCATCATCTACAGCCTGTTCCCCCAAGCCTTGATGATCGTCCAGGGCGCGGCGAACGTGGAAATCTGGCGGGTCTCGCCGACAGGCGACAATCCGGGCGAATGCCAGATCGAGATGAGCGCCTACATTCCCGAAGCGCCGAAGTCGGAGAAGGCGGACAATTTCTGGCGCAAGAATTTCGACCTCGCGATCAGGACAGTGGAATCGGAGGATTTCACCCTCGGCGCGACCATTCAGGAGAATGCCGCCGCGCGCCTTCAGAAGGAAGTCATCTACGGCAGGAACGAACCGTCGCTGACCCACTACCACTCCGGCATCCGCCGCCACCTGGGTCTGAACAGCCTGCCCGGCATGGAGGACTGA